The following coding sequences lie in one Spinacia oleracea cultivar Varoflay chromosome 1, BTI_SOV_V1, whole genome shotgun sequence genomic window:
- the LOC110795827 gene encoding protein ECERIFERUM 26-like yields the protein MEKEFTFYRKKLLPSTIPIQPGKKIELSSLDLLMENHHLKMVFYYKTPTVLPIGTLTTKLRILFAEVTSYFSVITGRLIRNNDEKWIIKCNDAGIRIVEAIAKGSVETWLQNVDAEKEKKLIHWEDMYHISYFWATFYVMVTEFEEGGMAIGLSCSHLLTDPFSATLLIKAWADRVLWGNISIPPFFHPLPKRSVGFHKSHQQPNNHLINHYKSILESPIPSSPTTQKSKTVALEFSDHMVQACIKLAHLNCPTNGTDPSPFAALVGILWVCISRVKGETTNGLVDMSMGLDMRKTLGLDKGYFGNCMIYTKVNGGGIGVDDPQLATKLTGEAIKNVNKEGIIDLVEWLDNCNNFPPPSSSDKGNLVFLNLENVDPYSTVFMDRYEPIRISYYNESSIAEKGKVLVLPSHPSEGKLSRIVMVTLPNNEAIKLCEDKLLSRFSPTIIMGAT from the exons ATGGAAAAAGAGTTCACATTTTATCGCAAAAAATTATTACCATCCACAATACCAATACAACCTGGTAAAAAAATAGAGTTATCCAGCCTTGATCTTCTCATGGAAAATCATCATCTTAAAATGGTTTTTTACTATAAAACTCCAACAGTTTTACCAATTGGAACATTAACTACAAAACTTAGGATACTTTTTGCGGAAGTTACGTCGTATTTTTCAGTAATTACAGGAAGATTAATAAGAAACAATGATGAAAAATGGATTATTAAATGTAATGATGCAGGAATTAGAATTGTTGAAGCTATTGCTAAAGGGAGTGTTGAGACTTGGTTGCAAAATGTTGATGCtgagaaagaaaagaagcttATTCATTGGGAAGATATGTATCATATTTCTTATTTTTGGGCAACTTTTTATGTTATG GTGACAGAATTTGAAGAAGGTGGAATGGCAATAGGCTTGAGTTGCTCGCATCTTCTAACTGACCCATTTAGTGCAACCCTACTTATAAAGGCCTGGGCCGACCGAGTACTTTGGGGAAACATTTCTATTCCACCCTTCTTTCACCCTCTACCCAAAAGATCAGTGGGCTTTCACAAATCCCACCAACAGCCCAATAACCATTTGATCAATCATTACAAAAGCATACTAGAAAGCCCAATCCCAAGCTCACCCACAACCCAAAAGTCCAAAACAGTCGCGCTTGAATTTTCCGACCACATGGTCCAAGCTTGTATCAAACTGGCCCACTTGAATTGCCCAACTAATGGGACGGATCCTTCGCCCTTTGCCGCTCTTGTTGGAATTCTTTGGGTTTGCATTAGTCGAGTTAAAGGAGAGACAACAAACGGGCTAGTAGATATGTCCATGGGCTTAGATATGAGGAAGACTTTAGGGTTGGACaaagggtattttggtaattgcATGATTTACACAAAAGTAAACGGAGGTGGTATTGGAGTGGATGATCCACAATTAGCAACGAAATTAACAGGAGAGGCAATTAAAAACGTAAACAAAGAGGGAATTATTGATTTAGTTGAATGGTTGGATAATTGCAATAATTTCCCGCCACCTTCTTCGTCCGACAAGGGTAATTTGGTATTTTTGAACCTGGAGAATGTGGACCCTTATTCGACAGTGTTCATGGACAGGTACGAACCAATCAGAATCAGTTATTACAACGAGTCATCTATAGCGGAGAAAGGGAAAGTATTGGTGCTTCCTTCTCATCCCAGTGAAGGGAAATTAAGTAGAATAGTAATGGTCACGCTTCCAAATAATGAAGCAATTAAGTTGTGTGAAGATAAACTTCTTTCTAGATTCTCTCCAACTATTATAATGGGAGCAACATAA
- the LOC130465978 gene encoding uncharacterized protein, which yields MQNVSGKMVRSKEEVVRLNEKTIQPTHKASLPGSKRSYVPPQLLARGRGQRLADMYTFKRQATTTSLVGIGVGTKSSTAVGSQVLKPIQGQKNNSKGLHTGDDSDVNVDGASFDPLFTYPSATSNNVEDWQLSPEPVHEENMDDELSSEDEDMHIQNGNENFDNHDNEACEDRIEKEHVNEIEISQTIQEDVNGVGSSSTVKNVNQKKRGRNKCKEIAKLKPDEKLEITFYNNRAVGTNHKVFARHLGIIVRDTNICPVRVRKWDDIGDKEKEHMWSAVTDVFTNEIKRESP from the exons ATGCAGAATGTTAGCG GGAAAATGGTTCGTTCAAAGGAGGAAGTAGTTCGTCTAAATGAGAAAACGATTCAGCCAACACATAAAGCTTCTTTGCCGGGATCTAAAAGGAGCTATGTACCACCTCAATTGTTGGCTAGGGGACGTGGACAAAGGTTAGCAGATATGTATACTTTCAAAAGACAAGCTACAACCACTTCTTTAGTAGGAATTGGAGTTGGGACTAAATCGTCCACTGCAGTAGGCAGTCAGGTATTAAAGCCCATTCAAGGTCAAAAGAATAATTCCAAAGGGCTTCATACTGGGGATGATTCTGATGTTAACGTAGATGGAGCTTCCTTCGATCCATTATTTACTTACCCCTCTGCCACAAGTAATAACGTAGAAGACTGGCAGTTATCACCTGAGCCAGTTCATGAGGAAAACATGGATGATGAGCTTTCATCAGAAGATGAGGATATGCACATTCAAAATGGAAACGAGAACTTTGATAACCATGATAACGAGGCTTGTGAAGACAGAATTGAAAAGGAACATGTCAATGAGATAGAGATATCTCAAACAATTCAAGAAGATGTGAACG GTGTTGGCTCTTCTTCCACTGTGAAGAACGTGAATCAGAAAAAGAGGGGAAGAAACAAATGCAAGGAAATTGCCAAGCTTAAACCCGATGAGAAGTTGGAAATTACATTCTACAACAATAGAGCTGTTGGAACGAATCATAAAGTATTTGCACGGCATTTGGGGATTATAGTGCGAGATACAAACATTTGCCCGGTGAGAGTGCGCAAATGGGATGATATTGGAGATAAAGAAAAGGAACACATGTGGAGTGCCGTCACG GATGTCTTCACTAATGAAATAAAAAGGGAATCACCTTAG